A stretch of Nonomuraea africana DNA encodes these proteins:
- a CDS encoding LacI family DNA-binding transcriptional regulator, whose product MSGNRPATSMDVARAAGVSQATVSYVLNDRPGSRISEETRARVRDAAERLGYVPHAGARTLRTGSSGVVLLAVPDIPQGPLATGLLEELDRELGGRGYTMVQYGARRTKGVAAAKAWAELRPAAVVADTSRLTRAGIEVLRAAGVRAIIGMGLAPVAGVPSLRTDHEGVGALAVRHLLERGRERIVAVVPREEGLREMGLARLRGARSAGVPVTAVDLAFDEGAAAAFAASLAGGEGVFAYNDEYAMLLLAAFHDAGMEVPGDVAVIGCDDLPISRLTRPRLSTVRPDLSAAPARTATLIDRLVRGMPCDDVDLWTLQLIRRGST is encoded by the coding sequence CCACGAGCATGGACGTCGCCAGAGCGGCCGGCGTCTCCCAGGCCACCGTCTCCTACGTGCTCAACGACCGGCCGGGCAGCCGGATCAGCGAGGAGACCAGAGCCCGCGTCCGCGACGCGGCCGAGCGGCTCGGCTACGTGCCGCACGCGGGCGCGCGCACGCTGCGCACCGGCAGCAGCGGCGTGGTGCTGCTCGCCGTGCCCGACATACCGCAGGGACCGCTGGCGACCGGCCTGCTCGAGGAGCTCGACAGGGAGCTGGGCGGGCGCGGCTACACCATGGTCCAGTACGGCGCCCGCCGCACGAAGGGCGTCGCGGCCGCCAAGGCGTGGGCCGAGCTCAGGCCCGCCGCCGTGGTGGCCGACACCAGCAGGCTGACCAGGGCGGGCATCGAGGTGCTCAGGGCTGCGGGGGTCAGGGCGATCATCGGGATGGGACTCGCGCCGGTGGCGGGCGTCCCCTCGCTGCGCACCGACCACGAGGGGGTGGGCGCGCTGGCCGTACGGCACCTGCTGGAACGGGGCCGCGAGCGGATCGTGGCGGTGGTCCCCCGAGAGGAGGGGCTCAGGGAGATGGGCCTGGCCAGGCTGCGCGGCGCGCGGTCGGCCGGCGTGCCGGTCACGGCCGTCGACCTGGCCTTCGACGAGGGTGCGGCGGCCGCGTTCGCGGCGAGCCTCGCGGGCGGCGAGGGCGTGTTCGCCTACAACGACGAGTACGCGATGCTGCTGCTCGCGGCCTTCCACGACGCGGGGATGGAGGTGCCCGGCGACGTGGCGGTGATCGGCTGCGACGACCTGCCGATCTCACGGCTGACCCGGCCGAGACTGAGCACGGTGCGGCCGGACCTGTCGGCGGCGCCGGCCAGGACGGCCACGCTGATCGACCGGCTCGTTCGCGGGATGCCCTGCGACGACGTCGACCTCTGGACTCTCCAGCTCATCCGCAGGGGCTCCACCTGA